One window from the genome of Chroococcidiopsis sp. TS-821 encodes:
- the rppA gene encoding two-component system response regulator RppA, with the protein MRILLVDDEVELTDPLSRVLSREGYSVDAAYDGATGSELASHQSYDLLILDWMLPFKTGLEICQEVRRKGQTTPVLFLTAKDTVDDRVQGLDAGADDYLVKPFELRELLARVRALLRRSSTEVTTSTSQKLQVADLELDCENQLAYRQERMIELSEKESQLLEYFMRNAGQLLTHTQIQQYLWGDGEPPSSNVLAALIRLLRRKIEAPGETPLIHTVYGKGYRFGESN; encoded by the coding sequence ATGCGAATTCTTTTAGTTGACGACGAAGTTGAACTTACCGATCCTTTAAGTCGCGTTCTTAGCCGCGAAGGTTACAGCGTTGATGCTGCTTATGATGGTGCAACGGGTAGTGAACTAGCTTCCCACCAAAGCTACGACTTATTGATTTTAGACTGGATGCTACCGTTTAAAACTGGCTTAGAAATCTGTCAGGAAGTACGCCGTAAGGGACAAACAACGCCTGTACTGTTTCTCACAGCGAAAGATACCGTAGACGATCGCGTTCAAGGTTTAGACGCGGGTGCGGATGATTATCTCGTTAAACCGTTTGAATTACGCGAGTTACTCGCACGAGTTCGCGCTTTACTACGGCGGTCAAGTACTGAGGTGACGACATCGACATCTCAAAAACTGCAAGTTGCCGATCTAGAACTTGATTGTGAAAATCAGCTAGCGTATCGTCAAGAACGCATGATTGAATTATCAGAAAAAGAAAGTCAATTACTCGAATATTTTATGCGTAATGCGGGACAACTGTTAACGCATACCCAAATTCAACAATATTTATGGGGTGATGGCGAACCACCGAGTAGTAACGTGTTAGCTGCTTTAATTCGTTTGTTACGTCGTAAAATAGAAGCCCCAGGAGAAACGCCACTGATTCATACTGTTTATGGTAAGGGTTATCGTTTTGGGGAAAGTAATTAA
- a CDS encoding FAD-dependent oxidoreductase yields MILIIGGSDAGISAALRARELDSTVNLTVVVADSFPNYSICGLPFFLSGEVPDWRNLAHRTTEEITREGIQLLLDCTAQTIDPQQKIVTVVDREMRSRNLNYDRLIIATGAVSTRPQIAGLDLPGVFLLHSMADSFAIHQYLTTEQPQSVAIIGGGYIGLEMADALTHRGIAVTVIEHSETVMKTVDPSLGQIIQEELQRHNITVVNGVAIETIEAKGTQLLVKGENYHTTVDMVLVAVGVKPNTELAKTAGVACGIKDAIQVTRKMETSVPDIYAAGDCVETWHRILTESTYLPLGTTAHKQGRIAGENAVGGNQEFAGTLGTQVVKVFDLAIARTGLRDSEAQNAGIDAVTVELETWDRKVYYPHAHKLRIRVTGDRHTGRLLGAQIVGHYQGEVAKRIDIFATALFHGMKVDELNQLDLSYTPPFSSPWDPVQMSAQAWVKAQ; encoded by the coding sequence ATGATACTTATTATCGGTGGTAGCGACGCAGGTATTAGTGCGGCGTTGCGGGCGCGGGAGTTGGATTCTACAGTTAATTTAACAGTTGTTGTCGCGGATAGTTTTCCGAACTACAGCATTTGTGGATTACCGTTTTTCCTGAGTGGTGAAGTTCCAGATTGGCGAAACTTAGCGCATCGCACAACCGAGGAAATTACACGCGAAGGCATTCAGCTGCTACTCGATTGTACAGCTCAGACGATCGATCCGCAGCAAAAAATTGTCACCGTTGTCGATCGCGAAATGCGATCGCGCAATTTAAACTACGATCGCCTAATTATTGCTACAGGTGCGGTATCAACTCGACCGCAAATTGCTGGACTCGATCTTCCTGGCGTTTTTTTGTTGCACTCGATGGCAGATAGCTTTGCCATTCATCAATATTTAACCACCGAACAACCACAATCCGTCGCGATTATTGGCGGTGGATACATTGGTTTAGAAATGGCTGATGCTTTGACGCACCGAGGTATCGCTGTTACGGTGATTGAACATTCAGAAACAGTGATGAAAACTGTTGACCCTAGTTTAGGTCAAATTATTCAGGAAGAACTACAGCGTCATAACATTACAGTTGTCAATGGTGTGGCAATTGAGACAATTGAAGCGAAAGGAACGCAGTTATTAGTCAAAGGCGAAAACTATCATACAACTGTTGATATGGTGTTAGTGGCTGTCGGCGTCAAACCTAACACTGAACTTGCCAAAACGGCTGGCGTGGCTTGCGGTATCAAAGATGCAATTCAAGTCACGCGAAAAATGGAAACAAGCGTTCCAGATATCTATGCAGCAGGCGACTGTGTTGAAACTTGGCATCGAATTTTAACTGAATCCACCTATCTACCGCTAGGAACCACCGCACACAAACAAGGGCGAATTGCTGGTGAAAATGCAGTAGGTGGAAATCAAGAATTTGCGGGAACGCTAGGTACGCAAGTAGTGAAGGTTTTTGATTTGGCGATCGCGCGGACTGGTTTACGCGATTCTGAAGCCCAAAATGCAGGAATAGACGCAGTTACCGTCGAGCTAGAAACATGGGATCGTAAAGTTTATTATCCTCACGCGCACAAACTCCGAATTCGCGTGACCGGCGATCGCCATACTGGGCGTTTACTAGGCGCGCAAATTGTTGGTCATTATCAAGGAGAAGTCGCCAAACGAATTGATATTTTTGCGACTGCTTTATTTCACGGTATGAAGGTGGATGAATTAAATCAACTCGATCTCAGCTACACGCCTCCGTTTAGTAGCCCTTGGGACCCCGTACAAATGAGCGCGCAAGCTTGGGTTAAGGCACAATAA
- the hisG gene encoding ATP phosphoribosyltransferase: MLTVALPKGALLKDSISLLQAVGLDFSAFLDSGNRQLQIQDPMGKAQALLVRTHDVPVYVEYGQAQLGIVGYDVLREKKPQVAHLIDLGYGRCRMSVAVKASSPYRSAVELPTNSRVASKFVHCAREYFDSIDLPVEIVPLYGSVELGPITGMSEAIVDLVSTGRTLRENGLIEIEVLYESTARLIAHPLSYRLNTDNLSEVIENIRCNTLATV; the protein is encoded by the coding sequence ATGCTTACTGTTGCATTGCCGAAAGGCGCACTTTTGAAAGATAGCATTAGCTTATTGCAAGCTGTAGGATTAGATTTTAGTGCTTTTTTAGATTCTGGTAATCGGCAATTGCAAATTCAAGATCCGATGGGAAAAGCGCAAGCATTGCTTGTGAGAACGCATGATGTTCCGGTGTATGTAGAATACGGTCAAGCCCAATTGGGCATTGTAGGTTACGACGTACTCCGCGAGAAAAAACCCCAAGTTGCCCATTTGATTGATTTGGGATATGGTCGCTGTCGGATGTCAGTTGCCGTGAAAGCATCGAGTCCATATCGTTCAGCGGTAGAATTACCAACGAATAGTCGAGTCGCCTCTAAATTTGTGCATTGCGCGCGCGAATACTTTGATAGTATCGATTTACCTGTAGAAATTGTACCTTTATACGGTTCGGTAGAATTAGGACCAATCACCGGAATGTCCGAAGCGATCGTTGATTTAGTTTCGACTGGGCGAACTTTACGCGAAAACGGCTTAATCGAGATTGAAGTACTTTATGAAAGCACTGCGAGATTAATTGCGCATCCATTAAGTTATCGGTTAAATACAGATAATTTGAGTGAAGTCATAGAAAACATCCGCTGTAACACTTTAGCTACGGTTTAA
- a CDS encoding cobalt-precorrin-8X methylmutase: MKREQSESTIQIHPIMEQSFAVIDREIGAHNLSDAEYAIVRRVIHTTADFEFKHLVSFSPDAINAGITALRRGVPIVTDVSMVKQGVVGLVTKTFHNPLLSAVEQVSTALPGKTRTETGILQCYEKYPHAIYVIGNAPTALLALCDRITTTSILPALVIGAPVGFISVLESKAALAQTSVAQIRVESRKGGSAVAAAILNALIMLALQK, translated from the coding sequence GTGAAGCGCGAACAAAGCGAAAGTACGATCCAAATTCATCCCATCATGGAGCAAAGTTTTGCCGTCATTGACCGCGAAATCGGCGCGCATAATTTGAGTGACGCGGAATATGCGATCGTCCGACGCGTAATTCACACTACTGCTGACTTTGAGTTTAAACATCTTGTTTCCTTTAGTCCAGACGCCATCAATGCGGGAATTACGGCGCTGCGGCGTGGCGTTCCAATTGTGACCGATGTCAGCATGGTGAAACAGGGTGTTGTGGGATTAGTAACCAAAACTTTTCATAACCCACTGCTCAGCGCTGTAGAACAAGTCAGCACTGCTTTACCAGGAAAAACGCGCACCGAAACAGGTATACTTCAATGTTACGAAAAATATCCGCACGCTATTTATGTAATTGGTAATGCGCCAACCGCTTTACTGGCGTTGTGCGATCGCATCACTACAACTTCTATTTTACCCGCATTGGTAATCGGTGCTCCGGTAGGCTTTATTTCGGTTTTGGAGTCGAAAGCCGCATTAGCTCAAACATCTGTTGCTCAAATTCGCGTTGAAAGCCGTAAGGGCGGATCGGCTGTTGCTGCGGCAATTCTTAATGCTCTGATTATGCTAGCACTACAAAAGTAG
- the holA gene encoding DNA polymerase III subunit delta, which yields MPIYVYWGEDDFEMQTAIFRLRDRIVDAQWLSFNYTVIPATQPEAVIQGLTQAITPPFGAGSRLTWLVDTTILQQCSADLLAELQRTLPAIPENSVLLLTCRNKPDKRLKSTQLLQKFAQIQEFSLIPPWKTEQLIDKVQQAAQELNVKLTSESVQMLAEAVGNNTRQMYNELEKLRTFAGFDSKPIDKTTVATLVSNNTHNSLHLAAAIKDGDSPKALELMTQLIAQNEPALRIVATLIGQFRTWLWVKLMSEAKQDPTTIAQAAEIANPKRVYFLQQEVKGVCVTQLVSTLPVLLELEVNLKQGFEENSILQTKIVELCQLFR from the coding sequence ATGCCAATTTATGTTTACTGGGGTGAAGATGATTTTGAGATGCAAACAGCGATTTTTCGCTTACGCGATCGCATTGTTGATGCCCAATGGCTCAGTTTTAACTATACTGTAATTCCAGCAACTCAACCTGAGGCAGTTATCCAAGGACTCACGCAAGCAATTACACCTCCTTTTGGCGCTGGTAGTCGCTTGACATGGCTTGTCGATACAACGATATTGCAGCAGTGTTCTGCCGATTTATTAGCCGAGTTACAACGCACATTACCTGCTATCCCTGAAAACTCGGTTTTACTACTCACCTGTCGCAACAAACCGGATAAACGGCTCAAATCTACCCAGCTACTCCAAAAATTTGCCCAAATTCAAGAATTTTCTTTAATTCCACCCTGGAAAACCGAGCAACTAATCGATAAAGTACAACAAGCGGCGCAAGAATTGAACGTCAAACTGACATCAGAAAGCGTGCAGATGTTGGCTGAAGCTGTCGGCAATAATACACGCCAGATGTATAACGAATTAGAGAAATTACGCACCTTTGCCGGTTTTGACTCAAAACCCATAGATAAAACCACAGTAGCCACCTTAGTTAGTAATAATACTCACAACAGTTTGCACCTAGCGGCTGCGATTAAAGATGGCGATTCGCCAAAAGCGTTAGAATTAATGACACAACTGATTGCGCAAAATGAACCCGCTTTGCGCATTGTTGCCACATTAATTGGGCAATTTCGCACGTGGTTGTGGGTGAAGCTGATGAGTGAGGCAAAGCAAGATCCTACAACGATTGCACAAGCGGCTGAAATTGCAAATCCTAAGCGCGTTTACTTTCTCCAACAGGAAGTTAAAGGCGTTTGCGTGACTCAGCTCGTTTCTACATTGCCAGTCTTACTCGAACTCGAAGTCAACCTCAAACAAGGATTCGAAGAAAACTCTATCCTACAAACGAAGATTGTAGAACTGTGCCAACTTTTTCGCTAA
- a CDS encoding 1-acyl-sn-glycerol-3-phosphate acyltransferase, which translates to MKESTLDTYQFTWFDWFCLWYPPGWLILFNRHWQHYHVDPDGWNWLEYILFLIPCGFYLALLIRWLRLGCRFPKNQGYTFNPKYQQAFREEILNPIVKYYFRAELKQVENLPQTAPLLVAMNHAGMCFPWDFLVLGYLLAENRDWTVQPLAGVALFDHPWMVWWLPPGWSQVLGGVRAERDDFEAALAQETILLYAPEGLRGPMKGWKKRYQLETFDSSFIQLSDRYNVPILPVICIGNEYLHPWAIHFKALAKKLYLPFLPLSPLIPVFALFPSMGVWAMRSRLYYFIQPVYKTELKVNGNAKMRSRIYQEAQSLREKMQILIHQLRNYQA; encoded by the coding sequence ATGAAGGAATCGACACTTGATACCTATCAATTCACATGGTTTGACTGGTTCTGCCTGTGGTATCCTCCAGGGTGGTTAATTCTCTTCAATCGCCACTGGCAACATTATCACGTCGATCCTGATGGTTGGAATTGGCTAGAGTACATTTTATTTCTCATCCCTTGCGGCTTTTATTTGGCGTTGTTGATTCGCTGGTTACGTTTGGGATGTCGTTTCCCTAAAAATCAAGGTTATACATTTAATCCCAAATATCAACAAGCATTCCGCGAAGAAATTCTGAATCCTATCGTTAAATATTACTTTCGTGCTGAGCTAAAACAAGTCGAAAATTTACCGCAAACAGCACCATTGCTAGTCGCCATGAATCATGCGGGAATGTGCTTTCCGTGGGATTTTCTCGTCCTTGGTTATCTTTTAGCAGAAAACCGCGATTGGACTGTACAACCCCTTGCGGGTGTAGCATTATTCGATCATCCTTGGATGGTATGGTGGCTACCGCCTGGATGGTCGCAAGTTTTAGGTGGCGTGAGGGCAGAACGCGATGATTTTGAGGCGGCATTAGCGCAAGAAACAATTTTATTATATGCTCCTGAGGGCTTACGCGGTCCAATGAAAGGATGGAAAAAAAGATATCAATTAGAAACGTTCGATTCGAGTTTTATTCAACTGAGCGATCGCTACAATGTTCCCATCCTTCCCGTAATTTGTATCGGTAACGAATATTTACATCCTTGGGCAATTCACTTCAAAGCTTTAGCCAAGAAACTTTATCTTCCTTTTTTACCGCTTTCCCCATTAATTCCCGTGTTTGCTCTTTTTCCTTCAATGGGAGTTTGGGCAATGCGATCGCGTTTATATTACTTCATTCAACCTGTGTATAAAACTGAGTTGAAAGTAAATGGTAATGCGAAAATGCGATCGCGTATTTATCAAGAAGCGCAATCTTTACGCGAAAAAATGCAAATTCTCATTCATCAACTCCGCAACTATCAAGCTTGA
- a CDS encoding ABC transporter ATP-binding protein, giving the protein MTSSAPLSQPVTNRRRETDWRLFLRLVPYGKRHGRLLILSMLLLVPVAIAGAVQPLIIGQAISLIRQEPNVYEFLQNRPLSEGLRILEGLLLLTVVLRLIFTGLQGYLVQKVGQQITADIRNDLFEHVTSLAVRFFDRTPVGKLITRLTSDVEALGDVFTTGAIGIISDVFSMLVILITMFALQWQLALMLTLMLLPVTALIIYFQQQYRKANYKAREELSVLNSTLQENITGINVVQLFRREKFNAQLFRTTNKQYIREVDKTIFHDSAVSATLEWVALVAIAGVLLVGGFFVLREQLTFGTLSAFILFAQRLFDPLRQFAEKFTAIQAGFTAVERVSDILDEPIEIRDPEDRRQRAGDRRQREIGRVGEIRFEGVWFAYKDDDYVIKDLNFVIRPGEKVALVGPTGAGKSSIIRLLCRLYEPSRGRILVDGIDIRELPQAELRRRMAVILQEGFLFAGDVKGNITLGDSYSFEEITAAAEKTNIAQFIEQLPQGYDTQLRERGTNLSSGQKQLLAFARAAIRDPHILVLDEATANLDVGTEALIQDALEQLLVDRTAIIIAHRLSTIRNVDRIFVLKRGQLIESGTHEELLQQGGLYASLHNLQMLGTE; this is encoded by the coding sequence ATGACTAGTTCAGCGCCACTTTCGCAGCCAGTGACAAATCGTCGCCGCGAAACAGACTGGCGATTATTCTTACGATTAGTGCCTTATGGAAAGCGTCACGGGCGATTGTTAATACTCTCTATGTTGCTACTTGTTCCCGTAGCGATCGCTGGCGCGGTGCAACCATTGATTATTGGACAAGCTATTTCGCTGATTCGTCAAGAACCGAATGTTTACGAGTTTCTCCAAAATCGTCCTTTATCTGAAGGACTGAGGATACTAGAAGGCTTATTACTACTAACAGTCGTCTTGCGATTAATATTTACAGGACTTCAAGGCTATCTTGTCCAAAAGGTCGGACAACAAATTACGGCAGATATTCGAAATGACTTATTTGAGCATGTTACATCACTAGCCGTGCGTTTTTTTGACCGTACGCCTGTTGGTAAGTTAATTACTCGCCTGACAAGCGATGTCGAAGCTTTAGGTGATGTCTTTACAACTGGCGCGATTGGAATTATCAGCGATGTCTTTTCAATGCTGGTAATTTTAATTACGATGTTCGCTTTACAGTGGCAACTTGCTTTGATGCTGACGTTGATGTTATTGCCCGTAACAGCGTTGATTATTTACTTTCAGCAACAGTACCGCAAAGCTAACTACAAAGCTAGAGAAGAACTTTCAGTATTAAATTCCACATTGCAAGAGAATATTACTGGTATCAATGTGGTGCAGTTATTTCGACGCGAGAAATTCAACGCGCAACTATTTCGGACAACCAATAAACAGTATATTCGTGAAGTTGATAAAACAATCTTTCACGACTCAGCGGTATCTGCAACATTAGAGTGGGTTGCTTTAGTTGCGATCGCGGGTGTTCTTTTAGTTGGTGGCTTTTTTGTCCTGCGCGAACAGTTGACTTTTGGTACATTATCTGCGTTTATTCTGTTCGCGCAACGTTTATTTGACCCTTTACGGCAATTTGCTGAAAAATTCACTGCAATTCAAGCAGGCTTCACCGCAGTAGAACGCGTCAGTGACATTTTAGATGAACCAATTGAAATTCGCGATCCTGAAGATAGAAGGCAGAGAGCAGGAGATAGAAGGCAGAGGGAAATAGGGAGAGTAGGAGAAATTCGCTTTGAAGGCGTCTGGTTTGCTTATAAAGATGATGATTACGTTATCAAAGATTTAAACTTCGTCATTCGTCCTGGTGAAAAAGTTGCTTTAGTAGGTCCTACGGGTGCAGGCAAAAGTTCTATTATTCGACTACTGTGTCGCTTGTACGAACCAAGTCGCGGGCGGATTTTGGTAGATGGTATCGATATTCGCGAACTACCACAAGCTGAATTAAGACGGCGCATGGCAGTGATTCTGCAAGAGGGTTTTTTATTCGCAGGAGATGTTAAAGGTAATATTACGTTAGGCGATTCGTACTCTTTTGAAGAAATTACAGCAGCCGCAGAGAAAACAAATATCGCTCAATTTATCGAACAGTTACCCCAAGGGTACGATACCCAACTTCGAGAACGCGGTACAAACCTTTCTAGCGGTCAAAAACAACTTCTGGCATTTGCTCGCGCTGCCATTCGCGATCCGCATATTCTTGTACTCGATGAAGCGACAGCTAATTTAGATGTTGGCACCGAAGCTTTAATTCAAGATGCCTTGGAGCAATTACTAGTAGATCGCACAGCAATTATTATTGCGCACCGCTTGTCAACTATCCGTAACGTAGACCGCATTTTTGTTCTCAAACGCGGTCAGCTTATTGAATCAGGTACACATGAAGAACTACTACAGCAAGGTGGTTTATATGCGAGTTTACACAATTTACAAATGCTTGGAACCGAGTAA
- a CDS encoding DUF4168 domain-containing protein, producing MISYRHTVSGHRLRRMLSRSLVIATLSGIGVISGLIPNLAESRQVEFSSVAYAQAVSNAEVTNYARSVLVMEPVRQTAFNEIKRIISSDNIPPIVCNQPRSFSSLPTEARNIAVEFCKRSRQIVESNGLTINRFNAITVNLQSDAQLERRVKNELLRLQNASAN from the coding sequence ATGATATCTTATCGGCATACTGTTTCTGGTCATCGCTTACGCCGAATGCTATCGCGATCGCTCGTTATCGCTACCTTAAGTGGTATAGGTGTCATATCTGGATTGATACCTAATTTAGCTGAGTCGCGGCAAGTAGAATTTTCTTCTGTAGCTTATGCACAAGCTGTCAGCAATGCAGAGGTGACCAATTATGCACGTTCAGTGCTTGTTATGGAACCTGTGCGTCAAACCGCCTTTAACGAAATAAAAAGAATTATTTCTTCAGACAATATTCCACCGATTGTTTGCAACCAACCGCGAAGCTTTAGTTCGCTACCTACAGAGGCGCGTAATATTGCCGTTGAATTTTGCAAGCGATCGCGGCAAATCGTCGAAAGCAATGGATTAACGATTAATCGCTTCAATGCAATTACAGTCAACTTGCAAAGCGACGCGCAACTCGAACGGCGTGTCAAAAATGAGTTATTGCGGCTGCAAAATGCTTCTGCTAATTAG
- a CDS encoding PhoX family phosphatase, giving the protein MSSKRSMWRKYSRITREGVYKDTHHAQQFDSDGEPICNRSNNPYFSSILNSRLQRRQVLRGTLAAAVTSLFAGPILDGLKARPASGSTTNKLGFKAVPVSEADTIVVPEGYTARVLIPWGEPISGSFPSYSLKNTGAEQGMQVGQHHDGMHFFPIEGKSPYEGSSVDGLLVVNHEYIEPRYTHAAAIGQALGPDDFPKKEDGTRETDQVLKEMNGHGVTITRISRQSDGSWKVVRDPRNRRITALTPMEIRGPVRGSDLVKTKYSPDGTRTRGTINNCAHGVTPWNTYLTCEENWARYFLNNDEDVPRDHERYGVSTDGTSRYGWELADSKADEYIRFAASASGASATEDYRNEPNTFGWVVEIDPFNPKSTPVKHTYLGRFAHEGVVFQPPVEGQPIVCYSGDDARFEYIYKYVSAQPYCRATANGTLLDDGTLYVARFNEDGTGNWLALKFGENGLTPENGFQDQADILVNTRTAADFVGATKMDRPEWGAIDPRNRNVYFTLTNNSNRKPDQVDAANPRPENDWGHIIRWSEAGNNPTATSFKWDIFVLAGPEDDSRKLSGRPLNADNIFVNPDGLWFDADARLWIQTDIGESSQNQGEFAQFGNNQMLAADPDTGEIRRFLTGPIGQEITGVVTTPDQRTMFINVQHPGATTSEEEFAAGKINSRWPNQDPKIYPRSATVVITKDDGGIIGT; this is encoded by the coding sequence GTGAGTAGTAAACGCAGCATGTGGCGGAAGTATTCTCGCATTACCAGAGAAGGAGTGTATAAAGATACACATCACGCTCAGCAGTTTGATAGCGATGGCGAACCGATCTGTAATCGCTCCAACAATCCCTATTTTTCATCGATCCTGAACTCTCGCTTACAACGTCGTCAAGTTTTAAGAGGTACGCTAGCAGCAGCAGTCACCTCGCTCTTTGCAGGACCAATTCTAGATGGATTAAAAGCTCGTCCGGCAAGTGGCAGTACCACTAATAAGTTGGGGTTCAAAGCAGTTCCTGTTAGCGAAGCCGATACCATTGTCGTTCCAGAAGGCTACACTGCTCGCGTTCTCATACCTTGGGGAGAACCTATCAGCGGCAGTTTTCCCAGTTATAGCTTGAAAAATACGGGAGCAGAGCAGGGAATGCAAGTCGGTCAGCACCACGACGGCATGCACTTCTTTCCAATTGAAGGGAAATCACCTTATGAAGGTAGCTCGGTTGATGGACTCTTAGTTGTAAATCACGAGTATATCGAGCCGCGCTATACTCATGCAGCAGCGATTGGGCAAGCATTGGGTCCTGATGATTTTCCGAAGAAAGAGGACGGTACTCGTGAAACAGATCAAGTTCTCAAGGAAATGAATGGACATGGAGTCACTATTACGCGCATCTCTCGCCAGTCCGATGGTAGTTGGAAAGTAGTACGCGATCCGCGCAATCGTCGAATTACAGCTTTGACTCCAATGGAAATTCGAGGACCTGTACGCGGGTCGGATTTAGTTAAAACGAAGTACAGTCCAGATGGAACAAGAACTCGCGGCACAATCAACAACTGCGCCCATGGCGTCACTCCTTGGAATACGTATCTTACTTGTGAAGAAAACTGGGCGAGATATTTCCTCAACAACGATGAAGACGTACCTCGCGACCACGAGCGTTACGGAGTTTCTACCGATGGCACTTCACGCTACGGTTGGGAATTGGCAGATAGCAAAGCAGATGAGTACATTCGTTTTGCTGCTTCTGCAAGCGGTGCTAGTGCCACTGAGGACTATCGCAATGAACCAAATACCTTTGGTTGGGTAGTAGAAATCGATCCTTTTAATCCAAAAAGTACGCCGGTGAAGCACACTTACCTCGGACGCTTTGCGCATGAAGGAGTTGTGTTTCAGCCACCTGTAGAAGGTCAGCCGATTGTCTGCTATTCCGGCGACGATGCTCGATTTGAGTATATTTACAAATACGTTTCCGCCCAGCCTTATTGTCGAGCAACTGCAAACGGAACTTTGTTGGACGATGGAACGCTCTACGTAGCTCGCTTCAACGAAGATGGTACAGGTAACTGGTTAGCACTAAAGTTTGGCGAAAACGGACTCACTCCTGAAAACGGCTTCCAAGATCAGGCAGATATTTTGGTGAATACGCGCACAGCTGCTGATTTTGTCGGTGCAACCAAGATGGATCGTCCTGAGTGGGGAGCAATCGATCCTCGCAATCGGAATGTTTACTTTACACTGACCAACAACTCTAATCGCAAACCAGACCAAGTAGATGCTGCTAATCCCCGCCCTGAGAACGATTGGGGACACATTATTCGCTGGAGTGAAGCAGGTAATAACCCAACTGCCACCTCGTTCAAGTGGGATATATTTGTGCTGGCTGGACCAGAAGATGATAGCCGCAAGCTATCTGGTCGTCCCCTCAATGCAGACAATATCTTCGTGAACCCAGATGGACTGTGGTTTGATGCCGACGCTCGCCTGTGGATTCAGACTGATATTGGTGAAAGCTCTCAAAATCAGGGCGAGTTTGCTCAGTTTGGTAACAATCAAATGTTAGCAGCTGATCCAGATACTGGTGAAATTCGCCGCTTCTTGACAGGACCCATCGGGCAAGAAATTACAGGTGTGGTGACAACGCCTGACCAGCGCACGATGTTTATCAACGTCCAGCACCCAGGAGCAACCACTTCTGAAGAGGAATTTGCAGCAGGTAAAATCAACTCGCGCTGGCCTAACCAAGATCCAAAAATCTATCCTCGCTCCGCGACGGTAGTGATTACTAAAGATGACGGTGGCATTATTGGAACTTAG
- a CDS encoding class I SAM-dependent methyltransferase, whose protein sequence is MEKTIDFDTNPPVATTEYDDRARRAIPGYEAMHTMALSFLKFHLPETANLLIVGAGTGMELVKFSNNPQWQLLGVDPSTNMLAIAQQKITQNDLSNRIKLFQGYTHELPETPLYDGATCILVMHFLPDDGSKLALLQSIAQRLKSSAPLILVDICGEKGSREFEKTTAIIKLFWEEMGMQPEQINEGMKTIDKGVYPIAESRTIELLQQAGFGDLVKFYTGLWGGGWVAAKN, encoded by the coding sequence ATGGAGAAAACGATTGATTTTGACACTAACCCGCCAGTTGCTACTACCGAATATGACGATCGCGCGCGTAGGGCAATTCCTGGTTATGAAGCAATGCATACAATGGCGTTGTCGTTTTTAAAATTTCATTTACCTGAAACTGCGAATTTATTGATTGTCGGTGCGGGTACAGGAATGGAGTTGGTGAAGTTTAGTAATAACCCACAGTGGCAATTGCTGGGTGTCGATCCATCAACTAATATGTTGGCGATCGCCCAACAAAAAATCACTCAAAACGACTTATCAAATCGCATTAAACTGTTTCAAGGATACACTCACGAGTTACCAGAAACGCCGCTTTATGACGGCGCAACGTGTATTTTAGTCATGCATTTTCTACCTGACGATGGCAGCAAACTTGCGTTACTTCAAAGTATTGCCCAACGACTCAAATCATCCGCCCCATTGATATTAGTTGATATCTGTGGTGAAAAAGGTTCGCGCGAGTTTGAGAAAACAACTGCAATTATCAAACTCTTTTGGGAAGAAATGGGAATGCAACCAGAACAAATTAATGAGGGTATGAAAACGATTGATAAAGGCGTTTATCCTATTGCGGAATCACGCACAATTGAATTATTACAGCAAGCGGGGTTTGGCGATCTTGTCAAGTTTTACACGGGACTGTGGGGCGGTGGTTGGGTAGCAGCTAAAAACTAG